In Schistocerca serialis cubense isolate TAMUIC-IGC-003099 chromosome 8, iqSchSeri2.2, whole genome shotgun sequence, one genomic interval encodes:
- the LOC126416494 gene encoding uncharacterized protein LOC126416494: protein MRKTVGNWYINKIGIPLQIAKIVMESAKDVGVQSDLPVFWSREATLALLNAYEVQRDRLGKDFRFKNYMWVAISLALKNEMGMNFTPAQCENRWRVLLRSYKRAMDNNLKLSRRRKDFVYQDAMQKILKGEDIIRPVSQSDETGVLSSGGKSNVQVGNSGSEPETVPNSGNELLINSGKPNANSEVISSEPEPTAGNGKQLFIIRGNSSVNSDGISSEPAPLPSKNFFIISTKPTMNSDVICRPSETEPSLNSGKQLFIITGKPCVNNDRISGEPEPAPGSNKQLFIISAKTNGNSDRINSEPALTPSSSKQLLLISGKSNGNSDGISSEPELTPSSSSKQLSLISGKSNGNSDGISSEPELTPSGSSRQLLLISGKSNVNSDRSSNKPEPPPSSNEPAPAASSSKQLFTNPSESSVSPPEKRRKLKQSFLQQIRADRKLYYEKKLEVDRERLEGLERRNDELLQLKKMKLQQAERMIAFEEEKLKCEKEKLVISSEKLKMYRRLVQLQEESNDILRSINDQFDFLL, encoded by the exons atgcgcaagacgGTTGGAAACTGGTACATAAACAAAATTGGTATTCCGCTGCAAATTGCGAAAATCGTGATGGAAAGCGCCAAAG ATGTCGGCGTACAGAGCGACCTTCCAGTATTCTGGAGCCGAGAAGCGACGCTAGCTTTGTTGAACGCGTATGAAGTACAGAGGGATCGCTTAGGTAAAGACTTTCGTTTTAAGAACTACATGTGGGTTGCAATATCCCTTGCACTGAAGAATGAGATGGGGATGAACTTCACACCAGCCCAGTGCGAGAACAGGTGGAGAGTTCTTTTGCGCAGTTACAAGAGAGCGATGGACAATAATTTGAAGTTATCGAGGAGAAGAAAGGACTTTGTGTACCAAGATGCGATGCAGAAGATACTGAAGGGAGAAGACATCATCAGACCAGTGTCGCAGTCGGATGAGACAGGTGTGCTTTCTAGTGGTGGAAAATCGAATGTACAGGTAGGGAACAGTGGTAGTGAACCTGAGACAGTACCAAATAGTGGTAACGAATTATTAATTAATAGTGGAAAACCTAATGCGAACAGTGAAGTGATTAGTAGTGAACCTGAGCCAACAGCAGGTAATGGTAAACAATTATTCATTATCAGAGGAAACTCCAGTGTGAATAGTGATGGGATTAGTAGTGAACCTGCGCCTTTACCAAGTAAAAATTTCTTCATTATCAGTACAAAACCCACTATGAACAGTGATGTGATTTGTAGGCCTAGTGAAACCGAACCCTCACTAAATAGCGGTAAACAGTTATTCATTATCACTGGAAAACCCTGTGTGAACAATGATAGGATTAGTGGTGAACCTGAGCCAGCACCAGGTAGTAATAAACAATTATTCATTATCAGTGCAAAAACGAATGGGAACAGTGATAGGATTAACAGTGAACCTGCGCTAACACCAAGTAGTAGTAAACAATTGTTACTCATCAGTGGAAAATCCAATGGGAACAGTGATGGGATTAGTAGTGAACCTGAGCTGACACCaagtagtagtagtaaacaattATCACTCATCAGTGGAAAATCCAATGGGAACAGTGATGGGATTAGTAGTGAACCTGAGCTGACACCAAGTGGTAGTAGTAGACAATTATTACTTATCAGTGGAAAATCCAATGTGAACAGTGATAGGAGTAGTAATAAACCTGAGCCACCACCAAGTAGTAATGAACCTGCACCAGCAGCAAGCAGTAGCAAACAGTTATTTACCAATCCTTCTGAATCATCAGTTAGTCCACCAGAAAAGAGAAGGAAGCTGAAACAGTCGTTCTTACAACAGATAAGAGCTGACAGGAAACTTTACTACGAGAAAAAACTGGAAGTAGACAGGGAGAGACTTGAAGGCTTAGAAAGGAGAAATGATGAGTTACTGCAGTTAAAGAAAATGAAGCTTCAACAAGCAGAGAGAATGATTGCATTTGAAGAAGAAAAGCtcaaatgtgaaaaagaaaaacttgtaatttctagtgaaaaattaaaaatgtatcgtAGGTTAGTTCAGCTACAAGAAGAAAGCAATGACATTTTGAGATCTATTAATGACCAATTTGATTTTTTACTATAA